In the Prosthecomicrobium sp. N25 genome, one interval contains:
- a CDS encoding ABC transporter ATP-binding protein, whose translation MNALLPPPPAQTAVTPDGLAPLAGPAGPRETTAPAVPLVELIQVSKRFGRKPDLATRLVGLLGGKPPLDTVHALDRVDLKVMAGEVVGLVGESGCGKSTLGRVVAGIHGPSEGDLLYRGGNVGNLAGDRKRDFVRQVQMVFQDPYASLNPRMRIGEQISEAPVVHGLVKAAQADEYAATMLERVGLDPSLRRRFPHQFSGGQRQRICIARALAVDPVFLVADEAVASLDVSIQAQILNLFLDLKESLGLTYLFISHDLGVVRFVSDRIVIMYLGRIVETAPTDALFAAPNHPYTRALVGEIPALDGRRRAFAPIRGEIPSPLDPPAGCHFHPRCPHAMARCRSEAPALRPVAGGHLSACHLNDGGGA comes from the coding sequence ATGAACGCGCTCCTGCCCCCGCCTCCCGCCCAGACCGCCGTAACCCCTGACGGCCTCGCGCCCCTGGCGGGCCCTGCCGGACCCCGGGAGACGACCGCGCCGGCGGTGCCGCTCGTCGAACTCATCCAGGTCTCCAAGCGCTTCGGCCGGAAGCCGGACCTCGCCACGCGACTGGTCGGGCTCCTCGGCGGCAAGCCGCCGCTCGACACCGTGCACGCGCTGGACCGGGTCGACCTGAAGGTCATGGCGGGCGAGGTGGTCGGGCTCGTGGGGGAGAGCGGCTGCGGAAAGTCGACGCTCGGGCGCGTGGTCGCGGGCATCCACGGGCCGAGCGAGGGCGATCTCCTCTACCGAGGCGGCAACGTCGGCAACCTCGCGGGCGACCGCAAACGCGACTTCGTCCGCCAGGTCCAGATGGTGTTCCAGGACCCCTACGCGTCGCTCAACCCGCGCATGCGCATCGGCGAGCAGATCTCCGAGGCGCCGGTCGTGCACGGGCTCGTCAAGGCCGCGCAGGCGGACGAATACGCGGCCACCATGCTGGAGCGGGTCGGGCTCGACCCGTCCCTGCGGCGGCGCTTCCCGCACCAGTTCTCCGGCGGCCAGCGGCAGCGGATCTGCATCGCCCGGGCGCTGGCGGTCGATCCCGTCTTCCTGGTCGCCGACGAGGCGGTGGCGTCGCTCGACGTCTCCATCCAGGCGCAGATCCTCAATCTGTTCCTGGACCTGAAGGAGAGCCTCGGGCTCACCTACCTGTTCATCAGCCACGACCTCGGCGTCGTCCGCTTCGTCTCGGACCGCATCGTCATCATGTATCTCGGGCGGATCGTCGAGACGGCGCCGACCGACGCGCTGTTCGCGGCGCCCAACCACCCCTACACCCGGGCGCTGGTCGGGGAGATCCCGGCGCTGGACGGGCGGCGGCGCGCCTTCGCGCCGATCCGCGGCGAGATCCCGTCGCCGCTCGACCCGCCGGCGGGCTGCCACTTCCACCCGCGCTGCCCGCATGCCATGGCGCGCTGCCGCAGCGAGGCGCCGGCGCTGAGGCCGGTGGCGGGCGGGCACCTGTCGGCCTGCCATCTCAACGACGGGGGCGGCGCATGA
- a CDS encoding GNAT family N-acetyltransferase yields the protein MTVAAVPVPPVPHEAVRLGSEHAEACVGLSAAAGWAHTAADWRCRLAVGIGHGVMADGRLVAAGIAFPAAPLCGWFGMLLVDPEHRGQGLGAAVTEAAALDLERLGLGVLALFAVPKAVPLYRRLGFRPIGTLASFQRAEAPAGPVGTFDGARLRRVQAGDCARLFALDRGAYGADRSAMLDDQIARFPELALVAEDAQGFAGYGLAARRGDLGVVGPVVARNAGAAVALVDGLARGLPRAVRLDSLMIEGTDRTLFHGALAARGFTLRTEIPLMVRGPWAGGPPFGDPSALYVAQSAAAG from the coding sequence ATGACGGTCGCGGCGGTGCCGGTTCCCCCCGTCCCCCACGAGGCGGTCCGCCTCGGCTCCGAGCATGCGGAGGCCTGCGTCGGGCTGTCCGCGGCCGCGGGCTGGGCGCACACGGCCGCGGACTGGCGCTGCCGGCTCGCGGTCGGCATCGGCCACGGGGTGATGGCGGACGGCCGGCTCGTCGCGGCCGGAATCGCCTTTCCGGCGGCCCCGCTGTGCGGCTGGTTCGGGATGCTGCTGGTCGACCCGGAGCATCGCGGCCAGGGGCTCGGGGCGGCCGTCACCGAGGCCGCGGCGCTCGACCTCGAGCGGCTCGGGCTCGGGGTTCTGGCGTTGTTCGCGGTCCCGAAGGCGGTGCCGCTCTACCGGCGGCTCGGCTTCCGGCCGATCGGGACGCTGGCGAGCTTTCAGCGGGCCGAGGCGCCGGCCGGCCCGGTCGGGACCTTCGACGGCGCCCGGCTGCGGCGCGTCCAGGCGGGCGACTGCGCGCGCCTTTTCGCCCTCGACCGGGGCGCCTACGGGGCGGACCGGTCGGCCATGCTGGACGACCAGATCGCCCGCTTTCCCGAGCTGGCGCTCGTCGCCGAGGACGCCCAGGGCTTCGCCGGCTACGGCCTGGCGGCGCGCCGGGGCGACCTGGGGGTCGTCGGTCCGGTGGTGGCCCGCAACGCCGGCGCGGCCGTCGCGTTGGTGGACGGGCTCGCCCGCGGGCTGCCGCGGGCCGTGCGGCTCGACAGCCTCATGATCGAGGGCACCGACCGGACCCTGTTCCACGGTGCGCTCGCGGCCCGCGGTTTCACGCTGCGGACCGAGATCCCGCTGATGGTGCGCGGACCCTGGGCGGGCGGCCCGCCCTTCGGCGACCCGTCCGCGCTCTACGTCGCCCAATCCGCCGCAGCCGGCTGA
- a CDS encoding ABC transporter ATP-binding protein, giving the protein MEPILSVKDLRTHFLTRSGVLKAVDGVSFDLLPGRVLGLVGESGSGKSVTGFSLVGLIDPPGRIVSGSVRYGGRELVGLPREVLRTLRGSRIAMIFQDPMMTLNPVLKIGTQMIETVLAHDPVDRATARERARAALAKVGIASPDERLEAYPHQFSGGMRQRVAIAIALLHRPGLIIADEPTTALDVTIQSQILFEMQKLAREEKTALIWISHDLSIVSGLADEVAVMYAGRIVEHGPVADVMTRPLHPYARGLLASIPARAERGGRLAQIPGMVPSLLDLPPGCAFRNRCADARDACAAEPPMARPEPGRSVRCVAFAREAVPA; this is encoded by the coding sequence ATGGAGCCGATCCTCTCGGTCAAAGACCTCAGGACGCATTTCCTCACGCGCTCGGGCGTGCTCAAGGCGGTGGACGGGGTCAGCTTCGACCTGCTGCCCGGGCGGGTGCTCGGGCTCGTGGGGGAGTCCGGGTCGGGCAAGTCGGTGACGGGCTTCTCGCTCGTCGGCCTGATCGACCCGCCCGGGCGGATCGTGTCGGGTAGCGTCCGATACGGTGGGCGCGAGCTGGTCGGCCTGCCGCGCGAGGTCCTGAGGACGCTCCGCGGCTCCCGGATCGCCATGATCTTCCAGGACCCGATGATGACGCTGAACCCGGTCCTGAAGATCGGGACGCAGATGATCGAGACCGTGCTGGCGCACGACCCGGTCGACCGCGCGACGGCGCGCGAGCGGGCGCGGGCGGCGCTCGCCAAGGTCGGCATCGCTTCGCCCGACGAACGGCTCGAAGCCTATCCGCACCAGTTCTCGGGCGGCATGCGCCAGCGGGTGGCGATCGCCATCGCGCTCCTGCACCGTCCCGGCCTGATCATCGCGGACGAGCCGACGACGGCGCTCGACGTGACGATCCAGAGCCAGATCCTGTTCGAGATGCAGAAGCTGGCGCGGGAAGAGAAGACCGCGCTCATCTGGATCTCGCACGACCTCTCCATCGTGTCCGGCCTCGCCGACGAGGTGGCGGTCATGTATGCGGGGAGGATCGTCGAGCACGGGCCGGTCGCGGACGTGATGACCCGGCCGCTGCACCCCTACGCGCGCGGCCTGCTCGCCTCGATCCCCGCCAGGGCGGAGCGCGGCGGCCGGCTGGCCCAGATTCCCGGCATGGTGCCCTCGCTCCTCGACCTGCCGCCCGGCTGCGCGTTCCGCAACCGCTGCGCCGACGCGAGGGACGCCTGCGCGGCCGAGCCGCCGATGGCGCGGCCCGAGCCGGGGCGCAGCGTGCGCTGCGTGGCCTTCGCCCGGGAGGCCGTGCCGGCATGA
- a CDS encoding ABC transporter permease, with the protein MTEAARADAPALSAPTARLEGGGGSLWRETFSAFMENPFAVFGAVLLVGLVGCALFAEAVAPTNPYDLTRLDLMDALQPPGGENVDGTVRFWLGSDGQGRDMLSAMLYGLRTSILVGVMSGLIAMTIGLCVGIVAAYFGGWVDSLVMRVVDLQLSFPSILVAMVLLAVLGQGVEKIILALVIVQWAYYARTVRSAALVERSRDYVEAAVSLGIGRGRVMFRHMLRNCLPPIIVVATVQVGNAISLEATLSFLGLGLPVTKPSLGLLISNGFAFLMSGRYWISLYPGILLLLTIVAINLVGDHLRDILNPRLKR; encoded by the coding sequence CTCTCCGCCCCGACGGCGCGACTCGAAGGAGGCGGCGGGTCGCTGTGGCGCGAGACCTTCTCGGCCTTCATGGAGAACCCCTTCGCGGTGTTCGGGGCGGTGCTGCTGGTCGGCCTCGTCGGCTGCGCGCTCTTCGCCGAGGCGGTCGCGCCGACCAACCCCTACGACCTGACCCGGCTCGACCTCATGGACGCCCTGCAACCGCCGGGCGGGGAGAACGTCGACGGGACGGTGCGGTTCTGGCTCGGCTCGGACGGGCAGGGCCGGGACATGCTGAGCGCCATGCTGTACGGGCTCAGGACCTCGATCCTGGTCGGGGTGATGTCCGGCCTGATCGCCATGACGATCGGGCTCTGCGTCGGGATCGTGGCGGCCTATTTCGGCGGCTGGGTCGACAGCCTGGTGATGCGGGTCGTCGACCTGCAGCTCTCCTTCCCGAGCATCCTGGTCGCCATGGTGCTGCTCGCCGTGCTCGGCCAGGGGGTCGAGAAGATCATTCTCGCGCTGGTCATCGTGCAATGGGCCTACTACGCCCGCACGGTCCGCTCGGCGGCGCTGGTGGAGCGGTCGCGCGACTATGTCGAGGCGGCCGTGTCGCTCGGGATCGGGCGCGGCCGCGTGATGTTCCGGCACATGCTGCGCAACTGCCTGCCGCCGATCATCGTGGTGGCGACCGTGCAGGTCGGCAACGCCATCTCGCTGGAGGCGACGCTGTCCTTCCTCGGTCTCGGCCTGCCGGTGACCAAGCCTTCGCTGGGGCTGCTGATCTCGAACGGCTTCGCCTTCCTGATGAGCGGGCGCTACTGGATCAGCCTCTATCCGGGGATCCTGCTGCTGCTCACCATCGTCGCGATCAACCTGGTGGGCGACCACCTGCGCGACATCCTCAACCCGCGGCTGAAGCGCTGA
- a CDS encoding 2-aminoethylphosphonate--pyruvate transaminase: MTDIIDEPLLLTPGPCSISLATKQAMLHDYSSGEEVMAETMAAIRKYLLDITNGHGSHTMVPLVGSGTYGTEAAIGTFVPRDGKLLVHTNGVYGDRIVDICQHLKISYTSFRTQPYTPPTRKQFEDALKADPAITHVMVVHCETSTGILNPIDEIAQVCKAYGKGLLIDAVASFGIMELDAKKLSVDAIVFSANKGMQAPPGLAFVIAKKATLEESKGNCHSLSLDLWDQNQHFERTGSFRFTPATHLLLAFRQACKEHEEEGGVLARQARYRASNRRLIDGMRQMGFQTLVEDQHASPIVSTFHDPDDPNYSFKKLYDGMKKRGFIIFPGRLAAANTFRIANIGIVTPEDIGRAMDALSECFAEMGVKNFGRAEVAAA, encoded by the coding sequence GTGACGGACATCATCGACGAACCGCTGCTTCTGACGCCCGGGCCCTGCTCGATCTCGCTCGCCACCAAGCAGGCCATGCTGCACGACTACTCGTCGGGCGAGGAGGTGATGGCGGAGACCATGGCGGCGATCCGCAAGTACCTGCTCGACATCACCAACGGGCACGGCTCCCACACGATGGTGCCGCTGGTCGGCTCCGGCACCTACGGGACCGAGGCGGCGATCGGCACCTTCGTGCCGCGCGACGGCAAGCTCCTGGTGCACACCAACGGCGTCTACGGCGACCGCATCGTCGACATCTGCCAGCACCTGAAGATCAGCTACACGTCGTTCCGCACCCAGCCCTACACGCCGCCGACCCGCAAGCAGTTCGAGGACGCCCTCAAGGCCGATCCGGCGATCACCCACGTTATGGTGGTCCATTGCGAGACCTCGACGGGCATCCTCAACCCGATCGACGAGATCGCGCAGGTCTGCAAGGCCTACGGCAAGGGGCTGCTGATCGACGCGGTCGCGTCCTTCGGGATCATGGAGCTCGACGCCAAGAAGCTGTCGGTGGACGCGATCGTGTTCTCGGCCAACAAGGGCATGCAGGCGCCTCCGGGCCTCGCCTTCGTGATCGCCAAGAAGGCGACGCTGGAGGAGTCCAAGGGCAACTGCCACTCGCTCTCGCTCGACCTGTGGGACCAGAACCAGCACTTCGAACGGACCGGCAGCTTCCGCTTCACGCCGGCGACCCACCTGCTCCTCGCGTTCCGGCAGGCCTGCAAGGAACACGAGGAGGAGGGCGGCGTCCTGGCCCGCCAGGCGCGGTACCGGGCGAGCAACCGGCGGCTGATCGACGGCATGCGCCAGATGGGCTTCCAGACGCTGGTCGAGGACCAGCACGCCTCGCCGATCGTCTCCACCTTCCACGATCCGGACGATCCGAACTACTCCTTCAAGAAGCTCTATGACGGGATGAAGAAGCGCGGCTTCATCATCTTCCCCGGTCGTCTCGCGGCCGCCAACACGTTCCGCATCGCCAATATCGGCATCGTCACGCCGGAAGACATCGGCCGCGCGATGGATGCGCTCTCCGAGTGCTTCGCCGAGATGGGGGTGAAGAATTTCGGACGGGCCGAAGTGGCGGCGGCGTGA
- a CDS encoding DMT family transporter, with translation MTDALPLPETAGRPGRAGIRARWAALPGNLKGAAILVFAYFLFTFEIIAARMLGATMATEQVVLVRSAAQLLVVIPFVVRSGLGFGILRTSHLGLHVLRGTLSVVGLYFYFYSFGHLPLANATTISFTKALFLVLLAQMVLGEVVRAPRWIATLVGFGGVMLVVRPGLEGFDAAALAGVAGSFTGAGLLLVTKLLARHETPLAIMVYVALITTGASLVPGLIAWRWPTGTELLALGLIGCFGPMGQYFNILAFRAAEASSLAAIDYVRLIFSAAAGFLLFAEIPDGWTVAGAAVIVGSTFFLTRHEARAAALVAAAPAADPLSEPLTDTERTEEKP, from the coding sequence ATGACCGACGCCCTGCCGCTCCCCGAGACGGCCGGACGGCCTGGGCGGGCGGGGATCCGCGCCCGGTGGGCAGCGCTGCCCGGCAACCTGAAGGGCGCGGCCATCCTGGTCTTCGCCTATTTCCTGTTCACCTTCGAGATCATTGCGGCACGCATGCTCGGCGCCACCATGGCGACCGAGCAGGTGGTCCTGGTGCGCAGCGCCGCGCAGCTCCTCGTCGTGATCCCGTTCGTGGTCCGGTCCGGGCTCGGCTTCGGCATCCTGAGGACGAGCCATCTCGGCCTGCATGTCCTGCGCGGGACGCTCAGCGTGGTCGGCCTCTACTTCTATTTCTACAGCTTCGGCCACCTGCCGCTCGCCAACGCGACGACGATCAGCTTCACCAAGGCCCTGTTCCTCGTCCTCCTCGCCCAAATGGTTCTCGGCGAAGTGGTGCGGGCGCCGCGCTGGATCGCCACGCTGGTCGGCTTCGGGGGCGTCATGCTGGTCGTCCGGCCGGGCCTCGAGGGGTTCGACGCGGCGGCGCTCGCGGGCGTCGCGGGCTCCTTCACGGGGGCGGGGCTGCTGCTCGTGACCAAGCTCCTGGCCCGCCACGAGACCCCGCTCGCCATCATGGTCTACGTGGCGCTGATCACCACGGGCGCATCGCTGGTCCCCGGGCTGATCGCCTGGCGCTGGCCGACCGGCACCGAGCTCCTGGCGCTGGGCCTGATCGGCTGCTTCGGGCCAATGGGCCAGTATTTCAACATCCTGGCGTTCCGGGCCGCCGAGGCGTCCTCGCTCGCCGCGATCGACTACGTGCGGCTGATCTTCTCGGCGGCGGCCGGCTTCCTGCTGTTCGCCGAGATCCCGGACGGCTGGACCGTCGCGGGCGCCGCGGTGATCGTCGGCTCGACCTTCTTCCTGACCCGCCACGAGGCGCGGGCCGCGGCGCTGGTGGCCGCGGCGCCTGCGGCCGACCCGCTCTCAGAACCCCTCACCGACACCGAACGAACGGAGGAAAAGCCGTGA
- a CDS encoding aldo/keto reductase gives MKYVQLGRSGLTVSAICMGGNSWGAAGRRAWGALDAEGSRPFFRRALDLGITFFDTADVYNFGESETIMGQELLPLVPRDDLVISTKIGIPMSAKPNHGGVGRKHLMSGIDAALKRLKTDYVDLLQVHRLDPHTPLVEVMRTLDDIVRSGKVRYIGGSTMPAYKFAQMVMIADHHGFARPIAMQNLYNLVQREEEREMLRLCAEEGVGAIPYSPLARGFLAGNRSREGGGETERAKTDAGAKDLFRPCDFDVAERVVALAAAKGVKPTQIALAWLLHKPAVAAPIIGATKVEQLDDAAGATAISLGAEEIAALEAPYAFRPAPLN, from the coding sequence ATGAAATATGTCCAGCTCGGCCGCAGCGGCCTGACGGTCAGCGCCATCTGCATGGGTGGCAATTCCTGGGGCGCCGCCGGGCGGCGGGCCTGGGGGGCGCTCGACGCGGAGGGCAGCCGGCCGTTCTTCCGGCGCGCGCTCGACCTCGGCATCACCTTCTTCGACACGGCCGACGTCTACAATTTCGGCGAGAGCGAAACCATCATGGGGCAGGAGCTGCTGCCGCTCGTGCCGCGTGACGACCTCGTCATCTCCACCAAGATCGGCATCCCGATGTCGGCGAAGCCGAACCACGGCGGGGTCGGGCGCAAACACCTGATGAGCGGCATCGACGCGGCGCTGAAGCGTCTGAAGACCGACTACGTCGACCTCCTGCAGGTGCACCGGCTCGACCCGCACACCCCGCTCGTCGAGGTCATGCGCACCCTCGACGACATCGTGCGGTCCGGCAAGGTCCGCTACATCGGCGGCTCGACGATGCCGGCCTACAAGTTCGCCCAGATGGTGATGATCGCCGATCACCACGGCTTCGCCCGCCCGATCGCGATGCAGAACCTCTACAACCTCGTCCAGCGCGAGGAGGAGCGCGAGATGCTCCGCCTCTGCGCCGAGGAGGGCGTCGGCGCCATCCCGTATTCGCCGCTCGCGCGCGGCTTCCTGGCCGGCAACCGCTCGCGCGAGGGCGGCGGCGAGACCGAGCGGGCGAAGACCGACGCGGGCGCCAAGGACCTGTTCCGTCCCTGCGACTTCGACGTGGCCGAGCGCGTCGTCGCCCTGGCGGCCGCCAAGGGCGTCAAGCCGACCCAGATCGCGCTTGCGTGGCTCCTGCACAAGCCGGCCGTCGCCGCCCCGATCATCGGGGCCACCAAGGTGGAGCAACTCGACGACGCGGCGGGCGCGACGGCGATCAGCCTCGGCGCGGAAGAGATCGCGGCGCTGGAGGCGCCCTACGCGTTCCGGCCCGCGCCGCTCAACTGA
- a CDS encoding putative bifunctional diguanylate cyclase/phosphodiesterase translates to MRLPNIRPLAAWRLDADGPEQDLHYELVSALYQTPKSMLSASLVAVAVAGMSGSISGDSFFLFLLAGFLVVGFARVVLNAAFLRHPPEREDRAAVRRWELLALIGAWSFAALVGLTGAYATAAHSGTPTELLSGCCVIGYIAGISSRNASRPLITVGQISATCVPFVFGLGLQADVVHMMLAGFIFALYASTIVMCRKVYETIVSRHRAHAKLEKLALRDSLTGLLNRSALFDLIERMLQQEGETASFGLIAIDLDRFKDVNDTLGHPSGDVVLRETAARLRAVAGPRDEISRIGGDEFVVLVRSGDPESVEAVARRITRAMKQPFRLDITQVGCGASVGYVLAPDDGATVHELMRHVDLALYAAKKRGAGGVERYEAELSRLYQDQMELIQDLQQALERGEFSLVYQPIVDLRQGRITSCEALLRWNHPRRGTISPSVFVPLAETAGLIIPIGAWVLRTACLEAAGWAGDVSVAVNLSALQFKNGAQLIETVLEALHDSGLPKNRLELEVTEGLLIEDKVEAQALIKTFRRHDIGVSLDDFGCGFSSLGYLHEFPFSKLKLDRIFSQNMMGSDRSVSIIKGIVQMTRDLEMDLVAEGVETRGQRDRLARLGLLTMQGYLFSRPVPPEEIRALLAQGSALFEPVRPVPSRRRAASATSAA, encoded by the coding sequence ATGCGTTTGCCCAACATCCGACCTTTAGCGGCCTGGAGACTGGACGCCGACGGTCCGGAGCAGGACCTGCACTACGAGCTCGTTTCGGCTCTTTACCAGACGCCGAAGTCGATGCTGAGCGCCAGCCTCGTCGCGGTGGCGGTCGCGGGCATGTCGGGCTCGATCAGCGGCGATTCCTTCTTCCTGTTCCTGCTCGCCGGCTTCCTCGTCGTCGGCTTCGCGCGCGTCGTCCTGAATGCCGCCTTCCTGCGCCACCCCCCCGAGCGCGAGGACCGTGCGGCCGTGCGGCGCTGGGAACTGCTGGCGCTCATCGGGGCGTGGAGCTTCGCGGCGCTGGTCGGCCTGACGGGCGCCTACGCGACCGCGGCCCACTCCGGAACGCCGACGGAACTCCTCTCCGGCTGCTGCGTGATCGGCTATATCGCAGGCATCTCATCGCGCAACGCCAGCCGGCCGCTGATCACCGTCGGGCAGATCAGCGCGACCTGCGTGCCCTTCGTGTTCGGACTCGGCCTGCAGGCCGACGTCGTCCACATGATGCTGGCCGGCTTCATCTTCGCGCTCTACGCCAGCACGATCGTGATGTGCCGGAAGGTGTACGAGACGATCGTGTCGCGGCACCGCGCCCATGCCAAGCTCGAGAAGCTGGCGCTGCGGGACTCTCTCACCGGACTCCTGAACCGCTCGGCCCTCTTCGACCTGATCGAACGGATGCTGCAGCAGGAGGGCGAAACGGCGTCCTTCGGGCTGATCGCGATCGACCTGGACCGGTTCAAGGACGTCAACGACACGCTCGGGCATCCCTCCGGGGACGTCGTGCTCCGTGAAACCGCTGCGCGCCTGCGTGCCGTGGCGGGCCCGCGTGACGAGATCTCGCGGATCGGCGGCGACGAATTCGTCGTGCTCGTCCGCTCGGGCGACCCGGAGAGCGTCGAGGCCGTGGCCCGGCGCATCACGCGGGCGATGAAGCAGCCCTTCCGCCTCGACATCACGCAGGTCGGATGCGGCGCGAGCGTGGGCTACGTGCTGGCCCCGGACGACGGCGCGACCGTCCACGAACTCATGCGGCACGTCGACCTCGCGCTCTACGCCGCGAAGAAGCGGGGCGCGGGCGGGGTCGAGCGCTACGAGGCCGAGCTCTCGCGCCTGTACCAGGACCAGATGGAGCTCATCCAGGACCTCCAGCAGGCCCTGGAACGGGGCGAGTTCAGCCTCGTCTACCAGCCCATCGTCGACCTCAGGCAGGGCCGGATCACCTCCTGCGAAGCCCTCCTGCGCTGGAACCACCCCCGGCGTGGAACGATCTCGCCGTCCGTCTTCGTGCCGCTCGCCGAAACGGCCGGCCTGATCATCCCGATCGGCGCCTGGGTGCTCCGCACCGCATGTCTGGAGGCCGCCGGCTGGGCCGGCGACGTCAGCGTGGCGGTGAACCTGTCGGCCCTGCAGTTCAAGAACGGGGCGCAACTCATCGAGACCGTTCTGGAGGCGCTTCACGACTCGGGGCTGCCGAAGAACCGGCTGGAGCTCGAGGTCACCGAGGGCCTCCTGATCGAGGACAAGGTAGAGGCCCAGGCGCTCATCAAGACCTTCCGGCGCCACGACATCGGGGTCTCGCTCGACGACTTCGGATGCGGCTTCTCCTCGCTCGGCTACCTGCACGAGTTCCCCTTCTCCAAGCTCAAGCTCGACAGGATCTTCTCCCAGAACATGATGGGTTCGGACCGGTCGGTCTCGATCATCAAGGGGATCGTGCAGATGACGCGCGACCTGGAGATGGACCTGGTGGCCGAGGGTGTCGAAACGCGCGGCCAGCGCGACCGGCTGGCCCGGCTGGGCCTGCTCACCATGCAGGGCTACCTGTTCTCGCGTCCGGTGCCGCCGGAGGAGATCCGGGCGCTGCTCGCGCAGGGCTCCGCTCTGTTCGAACCGGTGCGCCCGGTGCCGAGCCGCCGCCGAGCGGCGAGCGCCACGTCGGCGGCCTGA
- a CDS encoding ABC transporter substrate-binding protein, whose protein sequence is MRSGLLASAVLAVGLLAAPLLAAPATAQTLSIGLRSGTDTMDPHFGSTGNSVSVLRNVYDTLVSRDEKLDPVPSLATSWKLVDDNTWEFKLRPNVKFHDGSDFTGEDVKYTIERIPNAQGPTGGVMLYMTGITRVDVLDPLTIRIVTSSPTPLLLRNLAQIFIIPKHLGKPTPEDFQSGKATIGTGPYKYVSWQPKGDIVLARNDQYWGQKQPWDKIVMKEILADQSRVAALLAGDVDLINYVPSADVEGLKKNAGVEIFQVPSVYNFMIYPEVARDQSPTVTDVDGKPLDKNPLKDVRVRKAISLAINRQAIVDRVMHGQGLPAGQLSPAGLWATSPKLTPDKFDPDAAKKLLAEAGYPNGFGITLHCTSDRLPNDGPVCTALGGMLNRIGIKTIVAATPRAVFFPASARFEYSLQMSGWGSLSGETSYILQSLVHSIDKEKRLGGSNRTMYANPKLDSLIQTATTTVDDEKRKSLLVDAMEMAIGDYATIPVVTLNAIWAGKKDKVGYAARMDEETNVLQLRKPGS, encoded by the coding sequence ATGAGATCTGGCTTGCTCGCATCCGCCGTTCTCGCCGTCGGCCTGCTGGCCGCGCCGCTTCTCGCCGCGCCGGCCACGGCCCAGACCCTGAGCATCGGGCTGCGCTCGGGGACCGACACGATGGACCCGCATTTCGGCAGCACCGGCAATTCGGTCTCGGTGCTCCGCAACGTCTACGACACGCTGGTCTCGCGCGACGAGAAGCTCGACCCCGTTCCGAGCCTCGCGACCTCCTGGAAGCTCGTCGACGACAACACCTGGGAGTTCAAGCTCCGCCCGAACGTCAAGTTCCACGACGGCTCGGACTTCACGGGCGAGGACGTCAAGTACACGATCGAGCGCATCCCCAACGCCCAGGGGCCGACCGGCGGCGTCATGCTCTACATGACAGGGATCACCCGGGTCGACGTGCTCGACCCGCTGACGATCCGCATCGTCACGTCCTCGCCGACGCCGCTCCTGCTGCGCAACCTGGCGCAGATCTTCATCATCCCGAAGCATCTCGGCAAGCCGACGCCGGAGGACTTCCAGTCCGGCAAGGCGACGATCGGGACCGGGCCCTACAAGTACGTCTCGTGGCAGCCGAAGGGCGACATCGTGCTGGCCCGCAACGACCAGTACTGGGGCCAGAAGCAGCCCTGGGACAAGATCGTGATGAAGGAGATCCTGGCGGACCAGTCGCGGGTCGCCGCGCTCCTGGCCGGTGACGTGGACCTCATCAACTACGTGCCGTCGGCGGACGTCGAGGGGCTCAAGAAGAACGCGGGCGTGGAAATCTTCCAGGTCCCCTCGGTCTACAACTTCATGATCTATCCCGAGGTGGCTCGCGACCAGTCGCCGACCGTCACGGACGTGGACGGCAAGCCGCTCGACAAGAACCCCCTGAAGGACGTGCGCGTCCGCAAGGCCATCTCGCTGGCGATCAACCGGCAGGCGATCGTCGACCGCGTCATGCACGGCCAGGGCCTGCCGGCCGGGCAGCTCTCTCCCGCCGGCCTGTGGGCGACGAGCCCCAAGCTGACCCCCGACAAGTTCGACCCGGACGCGGCCAAGAAGCTGCTGGCGGAAGCCGGATACCCGAACGGCTTCGGCATCACGCTCCACTGCACGTCGGACCGGCTGCCCAACGACGGGCCCGTCTGCACGGCGCTCGGCGGCATGCTGAACCGGATCGGCATCAAGACCATCGTGGCGGCGACACCGCGGGCCGTGTTCTTCCCGGCCTCGGCGCGGTTCGAGTATTCGCTGCAGATGTCGGGCTGGGGCAGCCTGTCGGGCGAGACCTCCTACATCCTCCAGTCGCTCGTCCACTCGATCGACAAGGAGAAGCGCCTCGGCGGGTCGAACCGGACGATGTACGCCAACCCGAAGCTCGACAGCCTGATCCAGACCGCCACCACCACGGTGGACGACGAGAAGCGCAAGTCGCTGCTGGTCGACGCCATGGAAATGGCGATCGGCGACTACGCCACCATCCCGGTGGTGACGCTCAACGCCATCTGGGCCGGCAAGAAGGACAAGGTCGGCTACGCGGCGCGCATGGACGAGGAAACCAACGTGCTTCAGTTGCGCAAGCCCGGCAGCTGA